A window of Clostridioides sp. ES-S-0010-02 genomic DNA:
ATCTTACTCTCTGAGAAGTTTTTCAGATGTTGGTATAAAGAATACTTTTGTACAAGATAATCATTTACTATCACTCAAAAAAGGTACAATAAGAGGCATACACTTTCAGAATATGCCTAAAGCTCAAGCTAAGTTAGTTAGATGTACTAAGGGTAAAATTATGGACTTTGCTATAGACTTGAGAAAAAGTTCGCCTACATATAAAAAATGGGTCTCTGTTGAATTGAGTGCTGATAATAAGAGACAAATATTTATACCTAAAGGTTTTGGGCATGCATGTATTTCACTTGTTGATGATACAGAGGTTCAGTATAAGGTTGATGAATTATATCATCCTGAACTTGATAGAGCTATATTATGGAATGATCCTGAATTTAATATAGATTGGGGTATGGAATCTATTATAGTATCTGAAAAGGATAAAAATGCACCATATTTAAAAAATAGTGATGTAAATTTTGTTTATGGAGAATGTAGATATGAATAGAGTAGTTATTACTGGTGCAAGTGGATTTATAGGAAAATCTCTTTGTAAAGCGTTAATTGAGAGTAAAGTATTTACATATGCTATTGTTAGAGACTCATATAAAATGAAAGATTTAGTATCTAATAAATATATTAAAATTATTGAAGCTGATTTTAATTGCTATGAGCAGATTATATCTAATATAGAAGGAGATATAGATGTGTTTTACCATTTCGCGTGGGATGGAACATATGGTCAAAAGCTTACAAACTATGAATTACAATTAAGTAATGTTAAAAATACTTGTGATACATTGATGTTGGCTACTAAATTAGGATGTAAAAAATTTATTTTTGCAGGAACAATTAATCAACTTGAAATAAAAAAATATATGAATATGGAAACTTGTGAACCTAGATTAGCTTGTATTTATGGAACTTCAAAACTTGCATGTGAAATGATGTGTAAAACTTTGGCATATAATAATAATATAGAATTTAATACAGCTATTATTAGTAGTGTTTTTGGGCCAGGAGATAAATCTAAAATGATACAAAATGTGCTAATTAAAAAATTTATTGATAACGAAAAGCCTAAACTAGTTAAAGGAAATTACTTGTATGATTGGATATATATTGATGATGTTGTTAATATGCTAATTGAAATTGGGAAGAAAAGTGTAAATTTCAGAGAATATTATATTGGAAATATTGAGTTAAGAACATTTAAAGATATAATTTTAGAAGTGAAAAATATTATTAACCCTAATTTAGAAATTACTTTTGGAGAATTAAATGATACATCTGTTATAGATTATTCACAAATAAACTTAAATTCTGTATATGAAGATACAGGATATTTGCCAAAATGTGATTTTAGAGAGAGTATTTTAAAGACAGTTGAATGGGTAAAGACATTGAATTTTTAGAGGAGTGAAAGCATGTTTGATGTTATAGTTGTAGGAGCTGGATTTTCAGGGAGCGTAATAAGTAGAAAATTAGCAGAAGAAAAAAATTTAAAAGTTTTGCTTTTAGAACAAAGAAATCATATAGCTGGAAATATGTATGATGAGATTGATGAATATGGTGTTTTGGTGCAGAGGTATGGACCACATTCACTGACTACTAATAAGCCTTGGATTATAGAATATCTAAATAAATATGGAGAATGGTTTGAACATGATATAAAAGGATTTAGTTTTTTTGATAATAAATATATTAGATTACCATATAATTTTAAAACTGTAAAACAATTATTACCTATAAATGAAGCTAATTATGTAATAAATAAGTTGCGTGAAAAATTTCGAGGTAGGGACAGGATTTCTATTTTTGAAATGCTTGAAGAAAAAGATATTAAGATTAGAAATTTTGGAGAATTAATTTTTGAAAAAGCCTATAAGCCATATGTTTCAAAACAATGGGGATTAAATACAGATGAAATAGATAGAAGTGTGCTAAATAGAGTACAAATGACACTATCGTATGATGAGCGTTATATAAATAAAGATTTTCAGTATATGCCATGTGGAGGATTTACAAATATATTTAAAAATCTATTAAACCATAAGAATATAGAGGTAAGACTAAATTGTAATGCTATAGAAGCTTTAATTTTAGATAAAGAAAGTAGTATTGTTACACACAAGGAAGAAAAATCTAAATGTATAGTTTTTACAGGTGCAATAGATGAACTATTAAATTGTAAATATGGGAATTTACCTTATAGGTCATTAGACATAAAATATTATACAGAGAAAACTGATGCTTTATTGCCATCAGATATAGTGTCATATCCACAGGTTGATGGATATACAAGAAAAACTGAATATAAAAAGTTTAATGGACAAAAGAATATACCTTATACTACAATATCAATAGAATATCCTCTGGAGTATAATAAAGAAAATGAAAAGGGAAATATGCCATATTATCCAGTTATAAATGACAAAAATAGGTTGATTTATGAGAAGTATCATAATGAGTGTAAGATATATAAGAACTTATTTTTGTGTGGAAGATTAGCTGAATACAGATACTATAATATGGATGATGTGATAGAACATGCATTTGATGTTTTTGATGATATTGTAGCGTATTTGGAGAAAAATGATGAATACTAATTTTAAGCATTTGTTGGCTAAGTATAATGAAGGAATTGCATACATTATATTTGGTATACTTACAGTAATAGTTAATACTGTTGCCTTTATGTTAAGCAGTAACTTTTTTGGTATTCTTGAAGCAAATACAATTGCTTTTTTTATAGCAGTATTATTTGCCTATTTTACGAATACTAAATATGTTTTTAAAACAAAAAATACTTTTAAAAAGTTTATTGCTTTTTTAGGAATGCGACTTTTCACACTTATTTTTGATAATTTAGGGATGTTAATTTTAATAAATATAAGTATAGATGAACTTATATCAAAAATAAGTGTGAATTTTTTAGTTATACTATTAAATTATATTTTTAGTAAATTTATGATATTTAAAAACTAATTTGGAGGATATATTATATGAAAGGAATTATACTTGCAGGAGGATCTGGTACACGCCTATATCCACTGACTAAATCTGTATCAAAACAGATGTTACCAATATATGATAAGCCGATGATATATTATCCATTATCAACACTTATGCTTGCTGGTATAAGAGATATATTAATCATATCTACTAATCGAGACATCTCTATGTTTGAAAATTTGTTGGGAAGTGGTAATGATTTAGGAATAAGATTAACTTATAAAATTCAAGAAGAACCAAAGGGATTAGCAGAAGCTTTTATAATAGGCGAAGATTTTATTGGAAAAGACAGAGTTGCTTTAGTTCTTGGAGACAATGTGTTTTATGCAAGAGGATTTTCTGAGATGCTACAAAATGCTGTAGATATAAAATCTGGAGCTGTAATATTTGGATATAATGTTCCAGACCCATCTCAATTTGGAGTAGTAGAATTTGATAAGAAGTGGAATGTAATTTCATTAGAAGAAAAGCCAAAAAATCCAAAATCTACATATGCAGTTCCTGGATTATATTTTTATGATAATGAAGTAGTTGAAATAGCAAAGAAAATAAAGCCATCTGAAAGAGGAGAGCTAGAAATAACAAGTATAAATAATGAATACTTAAAAAGAAAAAAATTAAGAGTAGAGCTTTTCGGCAGAGGCATGGCGTGGCTTGATACAGGAACATCAGAAGGTTTGTTAGAAGCAGCAAACTTTGTTTCTATAGTACAAAAAAGACAAGGTCTTTATGTAGCATGTATAGAGGAGATAGCATATAGAAAAGGTTATATAACAAAAAATGACCTTGTTAGATTGGCTAGTCCGATGTTAAAGACTGATTATGGTAAATATCTGATTCATATAGCGGAGGAATAATCAATGAAAAATATTTTAGTTACTGGTGGCGCTGGTTTTATAGGTTCCAACTTTATTAGACATATGTTGAGTCTATATGATTATAACATAATAAATTTAGATTTACTTACATATGCTGGAAATCTTGAAAATTTGATAGAATTTGAAAATTATAATAATTACTTTTTTATAAAAGGTGATATTACAAATAAAATGTTAATTGAAGATATATTTGACAAGTATTTTATTGATACAGTTATAAATTTTGCAGCTGAGTCTCATGTAGATAGAAGTATAAATAATCCAGAAGTATTTTTGAAAACGAATGTTCTTGGGACTCAAGTACTTTTAGATGTAGCTAAAAATAAATGGAAATGCAATCCAGAGGATAAATATTGCTTTAAATTTATGAATGGTGTTAGATTTATACAAGTTTCAACTGATGAAGTTTATGGAACATTAGGAGAAAAAGGTCTATTTACAGAAGAAACACCAATATCTCCTAATAGTCCATATTCTGCATCAAAGGCAAGTGCAGATATGTTTGTAAGAGCATATTATGAGACATTTAAATTACCTATTAATATCACAAGATGTTCTAATAATTATGGACCATATCAATTTCCAGAAAAATTGATACCTTTAATGATAAATAATTGTGAAAATAATAAACTATTGCCTATTTATGGTGATGGTATGCAAATTCGTGATTGGCTTCATGTAAAAGATCATTGCAGAGGAATTGATTCTGTTTTACATAAAGGCGAAATTGGAGAAATATATAATATTGGTGGAAATAATGAAAAAGCAAATATAGATATAGTAAAAATTATAATCAAAAAACTTAATAAAAATAAAGATTTAATTACTTATGTAAATGATAGGCCAGGACATGATAGACGATATGCAATTGATAATACAAAAATAACCAAAGAGCTTGGATGGAAGCCACTATATACATTTGAAGATGGTATATATGAAACTATTGATTGGTACATGAATAATAAAAAATGGCTAGAAAGAGTTGTTTCAGGTGATTACTTAAAATATTATTCTAGTATGTATGCTTTGTCTTATAGATAATAAGGATTTTATGTGTTACTTTGACTTATTTAAATTTTATTTTTGATTAAGATTATTTTACAAAAAATTATAAGTTATGATAAAATAATTAGGTAAAGAAATATAATTTTTAGAAAAAGGTGTTTGTATGATAAAAGAAAATCAGAAAATCCTAAATAGAATACAGATTATATTAGATATGATAGCTATAATATTTTCATACTTTTTAGCATATTGTACAAGGTTTTATATTCTAGATGGAATTAATTCTATTGGATTAAAAGGATACATATTGACAGCTTTATTTTCTGTGCCAATGTATTTTATATTATATCATGTAGTTAATTTATATAATGCAAAGAGAACTATTAATGTGTATAAAGAGTGTAGACATATTGTAAATGCTAATATGTTTGGAGCATTAATCTTAATATTAATATTATTTATACTCAAATTGATTAATTACTCTAGATTAGTGTTATTGTTGTTCATATTTTATAATATAACATTAACTAGTTTAATTAGAATAATAAAAAGATTTTTATTAAGAAAGTATAGATCAAAAGGTTTTAATCAGAAACATTGTTTGATAATTGGGACTACAAGTATGGCCAATGAACTTACAGATAAGATAAATAAAAATAAACAGTGGGGATATAATATTGTAGGGTATTTAAGTGAGGAAAAAGAAGCAGATAATATAGTTGAAAAAAATGATATATTAGGTAATCTAGATAATTTGGAATATATATTGAAAAATACATATTTAGACATGGTATTTATAACATTAGCTCCAAAGGATTTTATTAGATTAGAATATATAATAAAACAATGTGAAAAGGCTGGAGTAAAAACTAATATGGTTCCTTACTATTACAATTATATACCATCAAAGCCATATATAGATGATTTAGATGGTATACCAATAATAGACACAAGACATGTGCCTTTAGATAACTATTTTAATAGTGCATGTAAAAGATTATTTGATATATTTTTTTCTGTATTTGCTATATTATTAACATCTCCAATAATGTTAGTAACAATAATATTAATAAAGTTAACATCTCCAGGACCAATAATTTATAAGCAGACAAGAGTAGGATTAAATAGAAAGAACTTTGATATGTATAAATTTAGGTCTATGAGAGTTCAAGAAGAGAAAGTAGAAAAAACTCAATGGACAACTAAAAATGATCCTAGAAAAACAAAGTGGGGGTCTATAATTAGAAAAACAAGTATAGATGAGTTACCACAATTTTTTAATGTTTTAAAAGGTGATATGTCAATAGTAGGCCCAAGACCAGAAAGACCTTTTTTTGTGGAAAAGTTTAAAGATGAAATCCCAAGATATATGATAAAACATCAAGTAAGACCTGGAATAACTGGATGGGCTCAAGTAAATGGATATAGAGGGGATACTTCAATAGAGAAGAGAATAGAGCATGATTTATATTACATAGAAAATTGGACATTTTTGTTTGATATAAAAATAATATTTTTAACAATATTTAAAGGAATTGTAAATCAAAATGCATATTAGAGTAATAAGTAGTGTTTTTAAGAAATATAAATACAAGGAGAGATATATTGGAATATATAAATTTAATATTTTTTTCTATGATACCAGTCATAGAACTTAGAGGGGCTATACCTATGGGGCTGGCATTAGATTTAAATCCATTATTGGTATATTTATCATGTTTAATTGGTTCTACTATAATAGGCATACCAATATTACTAACATTTAGATATATATTAAATTATTTCAAAGTGAAGGGATATTTTAAGTATTTAATTGATTTGCTTGAAAATAAATTACGTAAGAGAGCAAAACAATTAAAGTCCATAAGTGTAATTGGAATAATTTTGTTTGTTGGAATTCCACTACCAACTACAGGAACTTGGAGTGCAGCTGGAATTGCATCATTACTTGAAATGAGATTGAAAGATGCAATTTTAGGCATATTTTTAGGTAATGTTTTATCTGGAGGTATTGTATTTGCAATAGCATATCATGTATTTTAAGAAAAAATTATAATATTAACGGATTTTTTATTAAAAGGGAGGACATAAGATTGGTAGAAGTAACTTTATTTTTTTCACCACATCAAGATGATGAAACTTTAAGCATGGGAAATGCAATAATTGAACATGTTGAAAAAAGTGATACACATGTAATACTATGTACAGATGGTAGTAAATCAATAATAAGAAAGGTATTAGATGATGGAGGAACATGTTCATATCATATAAAAGACATACATAAATATTCTCTGCCAGAAGAAGAATTCTCAAAAGACAGAGATGAAGAATTTAAAGGTAGTTGTAAGGAAATGGGAGTTAAAGAAAATAATATACATATAGAAGAAAATAGAGCTCATGATGGAGAGTTGAGTAAAGAAAAAGCAAAAGAAATAATATTGAAATATCTAGATAAATATCCAAATGCAAAAGTAAAAACAGTGACCCCATATAAAGCTAGTGGAATACATGAAGACCATAGAGCTTTAGGTGAAGCAGCATTAGAGTTATATAAAGAAGGAAAAATAAAGGATTTAAGATTTTATGTAGAACCATATGACTATAATGATTTCACAAAAGTTAATCCAAATGTAGAAGTATGGGAAGTTTTAAATAGTCAAGAAAATAAACTACTGAGTGCTATGAATGCTTATAAAAAATGGAATCCAGAGAATGGACAGTACGCAATAGGATATCATTCTGTAAAATCACACTTTGACGAATTAAAGGAAAATAAGATTCAATATGTACATACACCTTAATATCTAATATATTTATATTACTTAAATATATAGCGAAGCCTGCTGAAATAGTAGGCTATTTTTTTATTTAAGATTCTTAAAAATTATCATCTTAATAAATAAATAATTTAAAATTATAACAATTATATTTGTAATCACTTTAACTATAACATCATTTACAAAAAGTAAATCAATCATTATATATATTATTACCATTTCAATAACACCAGAAAGCAACTTAAAGTTAAGAAAAGATAAAAATTCTTTAAATAAGAAGATTATCTCAACCCTCATACTTTTGAATACAAAAAACTTATTTGTAACATAAGCAAATAAAACTGCAATTGTCTATAATAAAGCATTTGCAATCATAAAATTAAATAAAATAACTCAAGTAAAAAATAAATATGAAATTATATTGATAAGGGCAGTAAATGCTCCAAAAAATAAATATAATATTGTCTCTCTATGCTTTTTTTAAATCAAATATAACCTTCCTAAACTAATTAAATATAACTATCTTTAAATAAAAATTAAAACATTCTAGTATAATATATCCATTAATAAATCAATAGATTTTAAAATACTATAAAGAATAAAGCTATAAGATTATATAATTAATATATACTTATAATCCATATTTTATAAAAATAAAATATGACCTAGATTTAGAAATCTGATATAATAAAAATTAAATACATACAAGGGGGTAAATATGAGAAAGTACAAATTAAAAAAATTGTCAAAGCTACTGGCATTGTTGACAGTTTGCTTTTTAATAGTGTCAACAATACATGTCTCAGCAGAAAACAATAAAACTTTAGATGGAGTAGAAACTGCAGAGTATTCTGAAAGCTATCTTCAATACTTAGAAGATGTTAAAAATGGAGACACAGCAAAATATAATGGAGTAATACCAGTTCCATATGAAATGGAAGGGACAATACTTCAAAATAAGGGAAGAAGTACTCTTCCATCATCATACAAATCAAGTGTAGCATACAATCCAATGAACTTAGGCTTAACTACACCAGCGAAAAATCAAGGAGAGCTTAATACCTGTTGGGCATTTTCTAGTATGTCAACTTTAGAATCATATTTAAAGTTAAAAGGTTATGGAACTTATGACCTCTCAGAAGAACACTTTAGATGGTGGTCAACTGGTGGAACACATGGATGGGACTTAGATGATATGTCAGGTAGTTCAAATGTAACAGCTATAGGATATCTTACAGCATGGGCAGGTCCTAAATTAGAAAAGGACATACCATATAATCTTAAATCTGAAGAACAAGGTGCAACGAGACCTTCAAATATGGATACTGCACCTACACAGTTTAATGTGACAGATGTTGTACGTCTTAATAAAGATAAAAATACCGTAAAAAATGCAATAATGCAATATGGTGCAGTAACATCAGGCTATGCTCACTATAAAAGCTATTTTAATAGCAATGAAACAGCATATAACTGCACAAATAGAAGTGCACCTTTAAATCACTCTGTATCAATAGTGGGATGGGATGATAATTATTCAAAAGATAACTTTGCATCTGATGTTAAACCAGAATCAAATGGAGCATGGTTAGTAAAAAGTAGTTGGGGAGAATTCAACTCTATGAAAGGATTCTTCTGGATTTCTTATGAAGATAAAACTCTTTTAACAGATACAGATAACTATTCAATGAAATCAGTATCAAAACCAGATAGTGATAAAAAAATGTACCAACTTGAATATGCTGGTCTTAGCAAGATAATGTCAAATAAGATAACAGCAGCAAATGTATTTGATTTTAGTAGAGACTCTGAAAAACTTGACTCAGTTATGTTTGAAACAGACTCTGTAGGAGCAAAATATGAAGTATATTATGCACCAGTAGTAAATGGAGTTCCTCAAAATAACTCAATGACAAAACTTGCAAATGGAACAGTATCATACTCTGGATACATAAATGTGTCTACTAACTCTTATAACCTTCCAAAAGGTAAAGGTGCAATAGTAGTAGTTATAGACAACACAGCAAATCCTAATAGAGAAAAATCAACTTTAGCATATGAAACTAACATAGATGGATACTATCTATACGAAGCTAAAGCAAACTTAGGTGAAAGTTACATACTTCAAAACAATAAATTTGAAGATATAAATACATATAGTGAATTTTCTCCTTGTAACTTTGTTATAAAAGCTATAACAAAAACATCTTCTGGACAAGCTACTTCAGGAGAATCTTTAACTGGAGCAGATAGATATGAAACAGCAGTTAAAGTTAGTCAGAAAGGATGGACTTCTTCACAAAATGCAGTATTAGTAAATGGAAATGCAATAGTGGATGCTTTAACAGCTACACCATTTACAGCAGCAATTGATTCTCCAATCCTTTTAACAGGAAAAGATAATTTAGACTCAAAAACTAAATCAGAATTACAAAGATTAGGAACTAAAAAGGTTTATCTAATAGGTGGAGAAAATTCTCTAAGTAAGAATATACAAACTCAACTTAGCAATATGGGTATATCAATAGAGAGAATTAGTGGTAGTGATAGATACAAGACTAGTATATCTCTAGCTCAAAAACTAAATAGTATAAAATCTGTTTCACAAGTTGCAGTGGCAAATGGTGTCAATGGACTTGCAGATGCAATTAGTGTTGGCGCAGCAGCTGCTGACAACAATATGCCAATAATACTTACTAATGAAAAGAGTGAGTTACAAGGTGCTGATGAGTTTTTAAATTCATCAAAAATAACTAAGTCTTATATAATTGGTGGTACAGCTACTTTATCATCAAACTTAGAAAGTAAGCTTTCAAATCCAACAAGACTTGCAGGAAGCAATAGAAATGAAACTAATGCTAAGATAATAGATAAGTTCTATACTAATTCAGATTTAAAATATGCTTTTGTTGTTAAAGATGGTTCAAAAAGTCAAGGTGACTTAATAGATGGACTAGCAGTAGGAGCATTAGGTGCTAAAACTGATTCACCAGTAGTTCTAGTTGGAAATAAATTAGATGAAAGTCAAAAAACTGTACTTAAATCTAAGAAAATAGAAACTCCAATTAGAATTGGTGGAAATGGAAATGAAAGTGCTTTTAATGAATTAAATAATCTTTTAGGAAAATAATAATGTTAAATGTTTTATAGTTTAAAAAATATTTAATATTGCTTTAAAAATATATAAAGGAGATAAGCCCTAACTGTTAATATGGTTGGGGCTTATTTCTTGAGAAATTTTTATAGATAAAAATGTAATAATTTTAAACTGTAAAATAGTGTAAAGATATTCTATAATATAATATAGTAAGATTTTAAACGAAATAAGGGGGTAATAAAATGAAAGCACCAAAAACTATTTTAACAATATTGACAATAGCGCTTACTTTAAGTGGGATTTCTATAACTTCATCATATGCACTTACAGAAGAAAAATTAATAGGTGAAGGGAGATATGAAACTGCTGTGAAGATAAGCCAAAAAGCATATAGTTCTAGTAATAATGCTGTATTAGTCAATGATAGCTCTTTGGCTGATGCTCTTTCAGCTACACCATTTGCAAAATCTAAAGGAGCTCCAATACTTTTAACAGAAAGCAATAAACTGGATGATAGAACCAAAACAGAGCTAAAGCGTTTGGGAGCTAAGGATATTTATTTAATTGGTGGGACTGCCGTGTTAAACAAGGATATAGAGAATCAATTAAAAAGTGATGGATTAAATGTAGAAAGAATTAGTGGTAATGATAGATATGAAACTTCATTACTTTTAGCAAATAAACTAAAAGATATTAAAGATGTTAAGGAGATAGCTGTTGTAAATGGCGAAAAAGGGCTAAGTGATGCTGTAAGTGTTGGGGCACCTTCTGCTCAAAATAATATGCCTGTAGTTTTATCTAGTCCAAAGAATGGAGTAGAAGCGTTTGAGAAATTTATAAAAGATGAGAAAGTTATAAAGGCATATGTAATAGGAGGTACAAATTCTGTTTCAAGAACTATAGAAAAAAGCCTCCCTAATGCAGAAAGATTGAGTGGAAAGGATAGAAATGAAACTAATGCCAAGGTTATAGAAAAGTTTTACTCTGATGTAGATTTAAACAATCTATATGTAACTAAAGATGGAAGTAAAAATGAAAATCAACTTATTGATTCATTGGCAGTTGGAGTATTGGCAGCAAAGAATGAATCACCTGTTGTTTTGGTCGGTGATAAACTAAATACAAAGCAAAGGGATATACTTAGTACTAAAAAATTAAGTACTATAACACAAGTTGGTGGAAATGGAAATGAAGAAGCTTTTAATGAAATTAAGACTTTACAAGATAAAACTATCTTTGAAGCTAAAACCGTTGAGGAATTAACTAATATGATAAATATTGCAAGTCCTAATGACATTATTAACTTTAATCCAAAAGAGGATACTGTAAATGAAGCTTTTAGAATGGTAACAAATAAGCCAATAACTGTGAATATAAAAGGTGATTGTTCAAAGACTATCACTATTGATATGCCTAATGGTGAGGTAAATAACTATGCTACTTTAGTAAATGTTATAGTGAGAAATATTGGAGAAGGTGGATTTAACAATCATGATACAATAACTATATTGTCAGTTCGTGACAAAAATGGTAGAGTTATAGAAAATACTAGAAATTCAGATATAGAAACAATGATGATATTGGCATCTGCTAATGATACAAAATTGATTAATGATGGTTATATAGGAAAGCTTATAGATAACTCATCTAATAGTGACATCACTAATCATGGTACTATAGACAAAAAAGTAAATCAGGTTGAAGATTTAGAAGCTAAGGTTGATTCAATTGAAAAAGCTATAGATTCTATAAGCCAGAAAATTAATAAGATACAAGATATATTAGATAAACTTGGATTTCTAAAGAAATTTCTTAACTAAAAAGATGTATATTTAAGAAAGCTATATTTTATACTTATATTTGAAAATATATAGTTAGATTGATTCATAGCTAAAGATAAATATACAATTAAATCTTGGGGAGGTAATATGGAGAGTGGATTTGAAAGTAAATTAGATACAAAAATTATGAAAAATAGAGTTAAATCAATTGATATAATAAGAGGGCTATCAATAGCCCTCATGATAGTTTGCAATAATCCTGGGACTTGGATGAGAATGTATCCACAACTTAGACATGCTATATGGCATGGTGTAACACTTGCAGATTTTGCATTTCCTTTCTTTGTTATATCCTTAGGTGTTACAATTCCAATATCAATAAACAGTAAACTAAAGAATAATAAATCTACAATACGAATAATACTAAGTATATTTAAGAGAAGTATTTTACTAATGTTGTTTGGATTTTTCTTAAATTACCTAGGAAATCATGACTTAAGTACTGTAAGAATACTTGGGGTGCTTCAACGTATGGGATTAGTATACCTTGTAACTAGTCTAGTGTATTTACTACTAAAAAAACTGAATGTAGGAAGCACTGCAACTATAATTACTTTCTTATGTATATCTGCATTTATCATAGTGGGATATTATATAGTGGCAAAACCATATGGATTTGAGCTAGAAGGTTCTCTTGCACAATTGGTGGAT
This region includes:
- the rfbA gene encoding glucose-1-phosphate thymidylyltransferase RfbA; this encodes MKGIILAGGSGTRLYPLTKSVSKQMLPIYDKPMIYYPLSTLMLAGIRDILIISTNRDISMFENLLGSGNDLGIRLTYKIQEEPKGLAEAFIIGEDFIGKDRVALVLGDNVFYARGFSEMLQNAVDIKSGAVIFGYNVPDPSQFGVVEFDKKWNVISLEEKPKNPKSTYAVPGLYFYDNEVVEIAKKIKPSERGELEITSINNEYLKRKKLRVELFGRGMAWLDTGTSEGLLEAANFVSIVQKRQGLYVACIEEIAYRKGYITKNDLVRLASPMLKTDYGKYLIHIAEE
- the rfbC gene encoding dTDP-4-dehydrorhamnose 3,5-epimerase, producing the protein MKITDLGLEGVKLVESIVHEDFRGYYMESYSLRSFSDVGIKNTFVQDNHLLSLKKGTIRGIHFQNMPKAQAKLVRCTKGKIMDFAIDLRKSSPTYKKWVSVELSADNKRQIFIPKGFGHACISLVDDTEVQYKVDELYHPELDRAILWNDPEFNIDWGMESIIVSEKDKNAPYLKNSDVNFVYGECRYE
- a CDS encoding undecaprenyl-phosphate glucose phosphotransferase, whose translation is MIKENQKILNRIQIILDMIAIIFSYFLAYCTRFYILDGINSIGLKGYILTALFSVPMYFILYHVVNLYNAKRTINVYKECRHIVNANMFGALILILILFILKLINYSRLVLLLFIFYNITLTSLIRIIKRFLLRKYRSKGFNQKHCLIIGTTSMANELTDKINKNKQWGYNIVGYLSEEKEADNIVEKNDILGNLDNLEYILKNTYLDMVFITLAPKDFIRLEYIIKQCEKAGVKTNMVPYYYNYIPSKPYIDDLDGIPIIDTRHVPLDNYFNSACKRLFDIFFSVFAILLTSPIMLVTIILIKLTSPGPIIYKQTRVGLNRKNFDMYKFRSMRVQEEKVEKTQWTTKNDPRKTKWGSIIRKTSIDELPQFFNVLKGDMSIVGPRPERPFFVEKFKDEIPRYMIKHQVRPGITGWAQVNGYRGDTSIEKRIEHDLYYIENWTFLFDIKIIFLTIFKGIVNQNAY
- a CDS encoding NAD(P)-dependent oxidoreductase; translated protein: MNRVVITGASGFIGKSLCKALIESKVFTYAIVRDSYKMKDLVSNKYIKIIEADFNCYEQIISNIEGDIDVFYHFAWDGTYGQKLTNYELQLSNVKNTCDTLMLATKLGCKKFIFAGTINQLEIKKYMNMETCEPRLACIYGTSKLACEMMCKTLAYNNNIEFNTAIISSVFGPGDKSKMIQNVLIKKFIDNEKPKLVKGNYLYDWIYIDDVVNMLIEIGKKSVNFREYYIGNIELRTFKDIILEVKNIINPNLEITFGELNDTSVIDYSQINLNSVYEDTGYLPKCDFRESILKTVEWVKTLNF
- a CDS encoding small multi-drug export protein, whose translation is MEYINLIFFSMIPVIELRGAIPMGLALDLNPLLVYLSCLIGSTIIGIPILLTFRYILNYFKVKGYFKYLIDLLENKLRKRAKQLKSISVIGIILFVGIPLPTTGTWSAAGIASLLEMRLKDAILGIFLGNVLSGGIVFAIAYHVF
- the rfbB gene encoding dTDP-glucose 4,6-dehydratase, which gives rise to MKNILVTGGAGFIGSNFIRHMLSLYDYNIINLDLLTYAGNLENLIEFENYNNYFFIKGDITNKMLIEDIFDKYFIDTVINFAAESHVDRSINNPEVFLKTNVLGTQVLLDVAKNKWKCNPEDKYCFKFMNGVRFIQVSTDEVYGTLGEKGLFTEETPISPNSPYSASKASADMFVRAYYETFKLPINITRCSNNYGPYQFPEKLIPLMINNCENNKLLPIYGDGMQIRDWLHVKDHCRGIDSVLHKGEIGEIYNIGGNNEKANIDIVKIIIKKLNKNKDLITYVNDRPGHDRRYAIDNTKITKELGWKPLYTFEDGIYETIDWYMNNKKWLERVVSGDYLKYYSSMYALSYR
- a CDS encoding GtrA family protein, whose translation is MNTNFKHLLAKYNEGIAYIIFGILTVIVNTVAFMLSSNFFGILEANTIAFFIAVLFAYFTNTKYVFKTKNTFKKFIAFLGMRLFTLIFDNLGMLILINISIDELISKISVNFLVILLNYIFSKFMIFKN
- the glf gene encoding UDP-galactopyranose mutase, which gives rise to MFDVIVVGAGFSGSVISRKLAEEKNLKVLLLEQRNHIAGNMYDEIDEYGVLVQRYGPHSLTTNKPWIIEYLNKYGEWFEHDIKGFSFFDNKYIRLPYNFKTVKQLLPINEANYVINKLREKFRGRDRISIFEMLEEKDIKIRNFGELIFEKAYKPYVSKQWGLNTDEIDRSVLNRVQMTLSYDERYINKDFQYMPCGGFTNIFKNLLNHKNIEVRLNCNAIEALILDKESSIVTHKEEKSKCIVFTGAIDELLNCKYGNLPYRSLDIKYYTEKTDALLPSDIVSYPQVDGYTRKTEYKKFNGQKNIPYTTISIEYPLEYNKENEKGNMPYYPVINDKNRLIYEKYHNECKIYKNLFLCGRLAEYRYYNMDDVIEHAFDVFDDIVAYLEKNDEY